Proteins encoded together in one uncultured Desulfosarcina sp. window:
- a CDS encoding P1 family peptidase, which yields MTATGAHNALTDVPGIRVGSYTDAQAASGTTVVICPDGAVGGVDVRGAAPGTRETDLLAPENLVEKVNAVCLSGGSVFGLAAADGVLRHLEARKMGFFLDEDHVAPIVPAAVLFDLGRGPNFIPPVNSEWGRAACRAANSEAVQTGCVGAGTGAMAGGIKGGLGTASMVLKTGVTVAALTAVNSLGSTIDPSTGTFWEARLEMDGEFGGRLRPPVALPGQSAGQPGRNTTLAVVATDAVLNKAQAKKIAMMAHDGMARSIRPAHTMFDGDIIFCLSTGRRPLPETAGFFAAPLAPAVNELGHAAADCLARAIIHGILDAESVYGLTAYRDLDRR from the coding sequence ATGACAGCAACCGGTGCACACAACGCCTTGACCGACGTTCCCGGCATCCGGGTGGGAAGCTACACCGATGCGCAGGCCGCTTCCGGCACCACGGTCGTCATTTGCCCAGACGGAGCCGTTGGCGGCGTCGATGTTCGCGGAGCCGCTCCGGGCACCCGGGAAACCGATCTCCTGGCTCCGGAAAACCTGGTGGAAAAAGTCAACGCTGTCTGCCTGTCGGGCGGATCGGTTTTCGGTCTCGCCGCGGCCGATGGCGTCTTGCGGCACCTCGAAGCCCGGAAGATGGGATTTTTTCTGGATGAAGACCATGTCGCCCCCATTGTACCGGCCGCCGTCCTGTTCGACCTGGGGCGTGGTCCGAATTTTATACCGCCTGTGAATAGCGAATGGGGCCGGGCGGCCTGCCGGGCCGCCAATTCGGAAGCGGTGCAGACCGGCTGTGTGGGCGCCGGAACGGGCGCCATGGCAGGCGGCATCAAAGGCGGTTTGGGCACCGCCAGTATGGTGCTGAAAACCGGCGTCACCGTCGCCGCCCTGACAGCAGTCAACAGTTTGGGTTCGACCATCGATCCGTCTACGGGCACCTTCTGGGAAGCCCGGCTGGAAATGGATGGAGAATTCGGCGGTCGCCTGCGACCGCCGGTGGCCCTTCCCGGCCAATCGGCAGGCCAGCCGGGCCGGAACACCACCCTGGCCGTGGTCGCCACCGACGCCGTCTTGAACAAAGCCCAGGCAAAAAAAATCGCCATGATGGCCCACGACGGGATGGCCCGGTCCATCCGCCCGGCCCACACCATGTTCGACGGCGATATCATATTTTGCCTCTCCACCGGCAGGCGTCCCCTGCCGGAAACAGCCGGTTTTTTTGCGGCACCGCTGGCCCCGGCCGTCAACGAACTGGGGCATGCCGCCGCCGATTGCCTGGCCCGGGCCATCATCCATGGTATCCTCGATGCCGAAAGCGTTTACGGGTTGACCGCCTATCGCGACCTCGATCGACGTTGA
- a CDS encoding alpha/beta fold hydrolase, whose amino-acid sequence MAEKITFASACGILEGLLDAGTHPKGAVITHPHPLYGGDMYNPVVEAIEAAYRKAGFSTLRFNFRGTGNSAGTHDNGSGEQEDVAAAVAYLKNEGSKSIHLSGYSFGAWVNAMALQNGLAVDGLTMVAPPVAFINFADGIRLPSLTKVVAGSRDEFAPPDLIRPLLADWNRGAKMEIIDDADHFFFAYLDDVTRLLLTS is encoded by the coding sequence ATGGCGGAAAAAATCACTTTTGCGTCGGCATGCGGGATTTTGGAGGGCCTTTTGGATGCCGGAACGCATCCAAAAGGCGCCGTCATCACCCACCCGCATCCGCTGTACGGCGGCGATATGTACAATCCGGTGGTCGAGGCCATAGAAGCCGCCTACCGCAAGGCCGGTTTTTCCACCCTGCGCTTCAATTTCAGGGGCACCGGAAACAGCGCCGGCACCCACGACAACGGAAGCGGGGAGCAGGAAGATGTCGCTGCCGCCGTCGCCTATCTGAAAAATGAGGGATCGAAAAGCATCCATCTGTCCGGCTATTCCTTCGGCGCCTGGGTCAATGCCATGGCCTTGCAAAACGGGCTGGCCGTCGACGGGTTGACCATGGTGGCCCCGCCGGTGGCCTTCATCAACTTTGCGGACGGAATCCGCCTGCCGAGCCTCACGAAAGTCGTGGCCGGCAGCCGGGACGAGTTTGCGCCGCCCGACCTGATCCGTCCCCTGCTGGCAGACTGGAACCGGGGCGCCAAAATGGAAATCATTGACGACGCCGATCATTTTTTCTTTGCCTACCTGGATGACGTCACCCGACTCCTGCTGACATCCTAA
- a CDS encoding ABC transporter permease, with protein MIGYLVKRTTSLLTLLVLVSLVVFSVLFILPGDPAQIILGINASPETLAALRTRLGLDQPFLVQYGQWLGSLIRGTGGHSIIYDVPVAALIGSRLAVTAPLAFMAMGIAVVLALPLGVFAARHQNQPQDAAVMVGTQLGLAIPEFWLGILLMLLFSVHLGLFSAGGFPGWSENFWGSLKALFLPALALGLIRAAILARLVRSSMLEVLREDYVRTARAKGLRERTVVYGHALKNALIPVLTILGLQMGQLLAGAIIIENVFTLPGLGRLVFQAIGQRDLPVVRDVVVFMAAGVVIVNFLVDLSYAGVDPRIRLEG; from the coding sequence ATGATCGGCTATCTGGTCAAGAGAACCACTTCCCTTCTGACCCTGCTGGTTCTGGTTTCCCTGGTCGTTTTCTCGGTGCTGTTCATCCTGCCCGGCGACCCGGCCCAGATTATCCTGGGGATCAACGCCTCGCCCGAAACCCTGGCGGCCCTGCGCACCCGGCTGGGACTGGACCAGCCTTTTCTGGTCCAGTACGGCCAATGGCTGGGCAGCCTGATCCGGGGAACCGGCGGACACTCCATTATTTACGACGTTCCGGTGGCGGCCCTGATCGGCTCCCGCCTGGCGGTAACCGCCCCATTGGCCTTCATGGCCATGGGCATTGCCGTGGTTCTGGCCCTACCCCTGGGCGTTTTCGCCGCCCGCCACCAGAATCAGCCCCAGGATGCCGCCGTGATGGTCGGAACCCAGTTGGGCCTTGCGATTCCCGAATTCTGGCTGGGAATCTTGCTGATGCTGCTCTTTTCCGTCCATTTGGGGCTCTTCTCCGCCGGTGGATTTCCGGGGTGGAGCGAGAATTTCTGGGGATCGTTGAAAGCCCTTTTCCTGCCGGCCCTGGCCCTGGGATTGATCCGGGCGGCCATCCTCGCACGTTTGGTCCGCTCCTCCATGCTGGAAGTGCTGCGTGAGGATTATGTACGCACCGCCCGGGCCAAGGGGCTCAGGGAGCGCACCGTTGTCTACGGCCATGCCCTGAAAAACGCCCTGATTCCGGTACTGACCATTCTTGGTTTGCAGATGGGGCAGCTTCTGGCCGGCGCCATCATCATCGAAAATGTGTTCACCCTGCCCGGCCTGGGCCGACTGGTGTTCCAGGCCATCGGCCAGCGGGACCTGCCCGTGGTTCGCGACGTGGTGGTCTTCATGGCCGCCGGTGTCGTCATCGTCAATTTTCTCGTCGACCTCTCCTATGCCGGTGTGGACCCACGCATCCGGCTGGAAGGATAA
- a CDS encoding LysR family transcriptional regulator — translation MAAKTGNVHVKSKVWLEDGKGRIIFGLGRMRILEAVETCGSLNAAAKALKMSYRAVWGKIKVTEEALGKPLLVKSQGGSSGGGSTLTPYAHILMDRYLSLSRIIDTQADDLFESGFLDPK, via the coding sequence ATGGCTGCAAAAACCGGAAATGTCCACGTCAAATCCAAAGTCTGGCTGGAGGATGGCAAAGGCCGCATCATTTTCGGCCTGGGTCGCATGCGCATTCTGGAAGCCGTTGAGACCTGCGGATCTCTCAACGCAGCGGCCAAGGCGCTTAAAATGAGCTATCGGGCGGTCTGGGGCAAGATCAAGGTCACCGAAGAGGCCCTGGGCAAACCGCTGCTGGTCAAGAGCCAGGGCGGCAGCAGCGGAGGCGGCTCCACCCTGACCCCCTATGCCCATATTCTCATGGACCGGTACCTCTCTCTTTCCCGGATCATCGACACCCAGGCCGACGACCTTTTCGAATCCGGCTTCCTCGATCCGAAGTAG
- a CDS encoding ABC transporter substrate-binding protein, producing MSSTGRFLLLLFLSLLIIGISPANAQTPVRGGTLTVCQPAEPPGLDPTGNTAAAIDRVVYANIYEGLVKVDSNGNFLPGLANGWEVSADGRVYTFHLRKGVRFHNGEDFDAQVAKWNLERAADPKNGNPHPEYFNGIETVEMPDSHTLILRLKAVDALFIAHMAEGDAVMLPMKGYEEAKASPIGTGPFRFIKWLRGDRVEMARYEEYWNPFLPYLDRVTFRFISDPAAQVAALKAGDIDVIGYVAAPESAMLLEKDKRFKVYAGTTTGEVIMSTNNKAAPFDNRLVRRAMAHAIDRQAVVDLVMFGYGTPIGSHWSPSTPYYKDLTDRFPYNPDKAKALLAEAGYPDGFAATIKLPAIYSYSKRAGEVIADMLAKVGIDLTIEIVEWGQWIDRIFKKKEYQLTMIGHVEAWDIGIYAKPDYYFQYDSQEFRDAYAKALQAPDEAQKAEWFGRCQEIVADDAVNGFLFSAPNLPAMKAGVMGWWENYPTVALDCTAVWWQP from the coding sequence ATGAGTTCTACCGGCCGGTTCCTTTTGCTACTGTTCCTCTCCTTGTTGATAATAGGGATATCCCCCGCCAATGCCCAGACACCTGTCCGGGGCGGGACCCTGACGGTTTGCCAGCCGGCGGAACCGCCGGGACTGGACCCCACGGGCAACACGGCCGCAGCCATCGACCGGGTGGTTTACGCCAACATCTATGAAGGTCTGGTGAAGGTGGACAGCAACGGCAATTTTCTGCCCGGTCTGGCCAATGGCTGGGAGGTATCCGCCGACGGCCGGGTCTATACCTTCCATCTGCGCAAAGGGGTCCGTTTTCACAACGGGGAAGATTTCGACGCGCAGGTGGCCAAATGGAATCTGGAGCGGGCTGCCGATCCGAAAAACGGCAACCCCCATCCCGAGTACTTCAACGGCATCGAGACCGTCGAAATGCCGGACAGCCATACCCTGATCCTACGGTTGAAAGCCGTGGATGCCCTGTTCATCGCCCATATGGCCGAAGGCGATGCGGTCATGCTTCCCATGAAAGGCTACGAAGAAGCCAAAGCCAGTCCCATCGGCACCGGGCCGTTTCGATTCATCAAATGGTTGCGGGGCGACCGGGTGGAAATGGCCCGCTATGAGGAATATTGGAATCCTTTCCTGCCCTATCTGGACCGGGTGACGTTTCGCTTCATCAGCGACCCGGCCGCCCAGGTGGCCGCCCTCAAGGCCGGCGACATCGACGTGATCGGCTATGTGGCCGCGCCCGAATCGGCCATGCTGCTGGAAAAGGACAAGCGTTTCAAGGTTTACGCCGGGACGACCACCGGCGAAGTGATCATGTCCACCAACAACAAGGCCGCCCCCTTCGACAACCGGCTGGTTCGTCGGGCCATGGCCCACGCCATCGACCGCCAGGCGGTTGTCGATCTGGTGATGTTCGGCTACGGCACCCCCATCGGCTCCCACTGGTCGCCGTCCACCCCCTACTACAAAGATCTCACGGACCGCTTTCCCTACAACCCGGACAAGGCCAAAGCCCTTCTCGCCGAAGCCGGCTATCCGGACGGCTTTGCGGCCACCATCAAGCTGCCGGCCATCTACTCTTACTCCAAACGGGCCGGAGAAGTGATCGCCGATATGCTGGCCAAGGTGGGCATCGATCTGACCATCGAAATCGTGGAGTGGGGTCAGTGGATCGACCGCATTTTCAAGAAAAAAGAGTACCAGCTCACCATGATCGGCCATGTGGAAGCCTGGGACATCGGCATTTACGCCAAGCCGGACTATTATTTCCAGTACGACTCGCAAGAATTTCGCGACGCCTACGCCAAGGCTTTGCAGGCTCCCGACGAAGCACAGAAAGCCGAGTGGTTTGGCCGCTGCCAGGAGATCGTGGCCGACGATGCGGTCAACGGATTTCTCTTTTCCGCCCCCAACCTGCCGGCAATGAAGGCCGGCGTCATGGGCTGGTGGGAGAACTACCCCACCGTGGCCCTGGACTGCACGGCCGTCTGGTGGCAGCCGTGA
- a CDS encoding ABC transporter permease, producing MGRCFRNLNFSLGLALCAVVISMAAISLFWTPYEPTVMDARHRLEAPSPAHPLGTDQYGRDILSRVMAGAVNSIIVGLMTVAIGMGAGVVLGLIAAWGHRMVDEAVMRVSDLLFSFPAVLSAILITAILGPSVINAMLAIGIFYIPVFARLARASALTVKELDFVAAARIAGQGEAAIVRRHVLPNILSPLIVQATVQFAVAILAEAGLSYLGLGTQPPHPSWGRMLNEAQTFMELAPWMALFPGLAIAWAVLGFNLLGDGLRDILDPRLR from the coding sequence ATGGGGCGCTGCTTTCGCAACCTGAACTTCTCTTTGGGGTTGGCCCTTTGCGCCGTGGTCATCTCCATGGCCGCGATCAGCCTGTTCTGGACCCCATACGAACCGACGGTCATGGACGCCCGCCACCGACTGGAAGCCCCTTCCCCGGCCCATCCGCTGGGTACGGACCAGTATGGCCGGGACATCCTTTCCCGGGTCATGGCCGGGGCGGTGAACTCCATTATCGTCGGGTTGATGACCGTGGCCATCGGCATGGGTGCGGGCGTTGTTTTGGGACTGATCGCCGCCTGGGGGCACCGGATGGTCGACGAGGCCGTCATGCGCGTTTCGGACCTGCTCTTCAGTTTCCCGGCCGTGCTGTCGGCCATCCTGATCACCGCGATATTGGGCCCGTCGGTGATCAACGCCATGCTGGCCATCGGCATCTTCTATATCCCGGTGTTCGCCCGGCTCGCCCGGGCCAGCGCCCTGACGGTCAAAGAGCTGGACTTCGTTGCCGCGGCGCGGATCGCCGGGCAGGGAGAGGCTGCCATCGTGCGCCGCCATGTGCTGCCCAACATTCTCTCGCCCTTGATTGTCCAGGCCACGGTCCAGTTCGCCGTAGCCATTCTGGCCGAAGCCGGTCTGAGCTATCTGGGCCTGGGCACCCAGCCGCCGCACCCATCCTGGGGCCGGATGCTCAACGAGGCCCAGACCTTCATGGAACTGGCGCCCTGGATGGCGCTGTTTCCCGGTCTGGCCATTGCCTGGGCCGTGCTGGGCTTCAACTTACTGGGAGACGGGCTGAGGGACATACTGGATCCCAGGTTGAGATAA